The following are from one region of the Salvia hispanica cultivar TCC Black 2014 chromosome 1, UniMelb_Shisp_WGS_1.0, whole genome shotgun sequence genome:
- the LOC125201820 gene encoding FCS-Like Zinc finger 3-like, translating into MRPSASHYAGGEYYQPHFLDSCSLCQKHLSHNSDIYMYRGNAPFCSQECRQEQIEMDEAKEKRWKIASKRSNAVRQSKDSTTESDTDKAVRTGTVAVA; encoded by the exons ATGAGGCCGTCCGCTTCTCACTACGCCGGAGGAGAATACTACCAGCCTCATTTCCTCGATTCCTGCTCTCTCTGCCAGAAGCATCTCAGCCACAACAGCGACATCTACATGTACAG AGGAAACGCGCCGTTCTGTAGCCAGGAATGCCGGCAGGAACAGATTGAGATGGACGAGGCAAAGGAGAAGAGATGGAAAATCGCTTCGAAGAGATCTAACGCCGTTAGACAGAGCAAGGATTCAACCACGGAATCCGATACCGATAAAGCCGTGCGAACAGGCACCGTTGCTGTAGCCTAA
- the LOC125202607 gene encoding probable serine/threonine-protein kinase PBL19: MKCFYYFKDRSRTRLQKSAPILKDDTKSDISEPDRITKSSCSATSPRTIPELYSEKAQNLRVFTFSELRQATNNFSRLLKIGEGGFGSVYKGTIKPVEGKADPIVVAIKKLNRDGFQGHKQWVAEVQFLGVVEHSNLVKLIGYCAVDGERGIQRLLVYEYMPNKSLEDHLFSKVFPPLSWDARLQIVLGAAQGLAYLHEELEIQVIYRDFKSSNVLLDDKFKAKLSDFGLAREGPKAGHSHVSTAVVGTYGYAAPDYIETGHLTSKSDVWSFGVVLYEILTGRRSLERDRPKSEQKLLEWVKQYPADSKKFGMILDQRLQNDYSLSAARKIAKLADACLVKSAKDRPKMSNVVETLKQIVQVTRVESPPAKYADDEATKGEEAAAPAKAMGASESAKRRIAHLAKISEHIGGVSRRRFMIMQRANVT; this comes from the exons ATGAAGTGTTTCTACTACTTCAAGGATAGGAGCAGAACCAGATTGCAGAAATCAGCTCCAATCCTCAAAGACGACACCAAATCTGACATCTCCGAACCCGATAGGATCACCAAATCTTCATGCTCGGCCACTTCGCCCCGCACCATACCCGAATTATACTCCGAGAAAGCTCAGAATTTGAGGGTTTTCACATTCTCCGAGCTGAGGCAGGCCACCAACAACTTCAGTCGTTTGCTCAAGATTGGGGAAGGCGGTTTTGGGAGTGTTTACAAGGGCACCATCAAGCCTGTTGAGGGAAAGGCTGATCCTATTGTTGTTGCTATTAAGAAACTCAACAGGGATGGCTTTCAG GGTCATAAGCAATGGGTGGCAGAGGTGCAGTTCTTAGGCGTCGTGGAGCATTCGAATCTTGTGAAACTGATCGGATACTGTGCTGTGGATGGCGAGAGAGGAATCCAGAGGCTGCTCGTGTACGAGTACATGCCAAACAAGAGTTTGGAAGACCATCTCTTCAGCAAGGTGTTTCCACCACTCTCATGGGATGCTAGGCTGCAAATAGTGCTTGGTGCTGCTCAGGGATTGGCTTATCTTCATGAAGAGTTAGAAATTCAG GTTATATATCGAGATTTTAAGTCATCAAATGTGCTGTTGGATGACAAGTTCAAGGCGAAGCTCTCGGACTTTGGGCTGGCCCGGGAGGGCCCTAAAGCCGGACATAGTCATGTTTCAACTGCG GTTGTGGGAACATACGGATATGCTGCCCCAGATTACATAGAGACCGGGCACCTGACCTCAAAGAGCGATGTATGGAGTTTTGGAGTAGTCCTGTACGAGATCTTGACAGGCAGGAGATCTCTGGAACGAGACCGCCCCAAATCCGAGCAGAAGCTGCTGGAGTGGGTGAAGCAGTACCCTGCAGATAGCAAAAAGTTTGGCATGATTCTAGACCAAAGGCTCCAAAATGACTACTCGCTGAGTGCAGCTCGAAAGATCGCCAAACTAGCCGACGCCTGTTTGGTGAAGAGCGCCAAGGATCGGCCGAAGATGAGCAATGTGGTGGAGACCTTGAAGCAGATAGTGCAGGTCACAAGAGTAGAGAGCCCTCCGGCGAAATATGCAGATGACGAGGCAACGAAGGGGGAGGAGGCCGCAGCTCCTGCGAAGGCGATGGGGGCGTCGGAGTCGGCCAAGAGGCGAATTGCGCACCTTGCTAAGATTAGTGAACACATTGGTGGAGTGAGTAGAAGGAGGTTCATGATCATGCAGAGGGCTAATGTGACATGA
- the LOC125202490 gene encoding eukaryotic translation initiation factor 4G-like, with amino-acid sequence MSHNQSRAERSDSTQYRKTGRSGSSNQQRQFHGGASNKGGGGAPSNPAGRGYNKKYNNNAQGGPRVRSPNVGSDSAGHAFHNGPQEQQPTHVSGTPTNVNLTDAPAQKTTQTVPRSPSSDVSNEAPTSNVSAANSESELPKTPTKGDATGPLGLQFGSISPGCMQVPARTSSAPPNLDEQKKDQARQNLLRAGGPVPIPLPKQPAVKKDAGVPNQTNAREAHPLSRSKRDTQVSVAPPVTQIQKPAIHAMPGMPMQMPFHQPQVSVPFGGPNPQIQSQAMPGALPLSMQMALPMGNPQMQQSMFISSLQPHPMQSQGMMQGQNFNFPPPMTHQLPPQLGNMGINMAPQFSQQQAGKYGGSRKTVKITHPDTHEELRLEGSPAPKSHPVMPPHSQPLPPFPQNHPMNFYSNSYNTNPVYFPAASSVPLSSIPPTSQPPRSYNQVTIKPPVGIHGEKEPLPGTSSVTVRKAELEPLTLSGEDCARAQKEVESSSRISTPHSKPGLGVSSISAASSGSINVESIACNTTAPAFVTKDGSASILKSTATEARNKVVVPGLVKDVCSQPLKPGQQDQVGNQPPSLPSSISQSLEAEAVNTKSPLPRANFACETSKESLSTAVATSEVDLTSEDVGTNNVNSRQSEPEITAEREGQATSQSLKFDKEHLDTSLKSLSLESPKITGEVEDITETEITSSTGGLLEGTEKPEESLGCCTDDVNMADNYAASSHNIEGSQNADNPVSMNGLSAQDDKTYIAGTKCLDDASKPDNEDIDNNSDSLVPTSLSIRDKVLVDASVSKSALPRGKKKKRELYRKAEAAGTSSDLYMAYKGPEDKKGAEISAESIEETSSNNMKQTSSEISREIDLPSEKPPVTKVEPDDWEDAAEISSHLESSKNGNQGSDVDENGLTTKRYSRDFLLKFADQCTDLPEGFDFNSDVADVLMVSSVNMRESHPSPGRNIDRASGGSRPDRRASGYGDEDKWNKFPGPLMSGRGDMRADTGYANNVVGFRPGQVGNYGVLRNPRPQTPMHAGGILSGPMQSIGPHGVLLRNNSESDRWQRGTAFQKGLMPPPQTPPPVMHRAEKKYEVGKVTDEEEAKQRQLKGILNKLTPQNFEKLFQQVQQVNIDNVITLSGVISQIFDKALMEPTFCEMYADFCFHLAAGLPELSVDNERITFKRLLLNKCQEEFERGEREEQEANEADEGESKLTEEEREDKRLRVRRRMLGNIRLIGELYKKKMLTERIMHECINKLLGQYQNPDEENIEALCKLMSTIGVMIDHPKAKDHMDAYFDIMAQLSNNMKLSSRVRFMLRDSIDLRKNKWQQRRKVEGPKKIEEVHRDAAQERHAQTSRLGRVSSIGGSIRRGPSMDFAPRTPSMLSPPGPQISSFRPGGPQLRGHGSQDARMDERHSYENRTMSIPLPQRPLGDDSITLGPQGGLVRGMAFGSQPSASSSRLAEISSPGDARRVGPGLNGFSSIPERAAYGQREDHVPRYVPDRFVAASSYDQERNVTHGNRNTDRIDKSLPASPPARGALPTSAENMWTEEQLREKSVKTIKEFFSATLDENEVASWIKDLNAPGLYPSMISIWLADSFERKDMERELLTKLLINLTKSQDGLLSEAQLVKGFESVLAVLEDAVNDAPRAAEFLGRFFARVVLENVVSLAEIGQLVYEGGEEQGSLVEAGIAADVVGTIFDTIKSEKGDSVLNEIRSSSNLQLQKFRPPGSNRSCKIDKFI; translated from the exons ATGTCCCATAATCAATCAAGGGCTGAGAGGAGCGATTCCACGCAGTACAGGAAAACCGGCCGATCCGGTAGCTCCAATCAGCAGCGTCAGTTCCACGGCGGCGCCTCCAATAAGGGCGGTGGCGGCGCCCCTTCAAATCCTGCCGGCCGCGG TTACAATAAGAAGTATAACAACAATGCCCAAGGTGGTCCGAGGGTAAGAAGTCCGAATGTGGGTTCAGATTCTGCTGGACATGCTTTCCATAATGGTCCTCAAGAACAGCAGCCAACTCATG TTAGCGGCACACCTACCAATGTCAATCTGACAGATGCTCCTGCCCAAAAGACCACACAAACTGTTCCTAGATCTCCGTCTTCTGATGTTTCAAATGAAGCTCCAACATCTAATGTTTCTGCTGCTAATTCTGAGTCTGAGTTACCTAAAACACCTACTAAAG GAGATGCAACAGGGCCACTTGGCCTGCAGTTCGGCTCCATAAGTCCTGGTTGTATGCAG GTACCTGCTAGAACAAGCTCTGCGCCACCAAATTTGGATGAGCAGAAAAAGGACCAG GCTCGCCAAAACTTATTAAGGGCTGGTGGTCCTGTGCCGATTCCCTTGCCCAAGCAACCAGCTGTAAAGAAGGATGCAGGTGTTCCAAACCAAACAAACGCTCGCGAAGCTCACCCACTTTCCAGATCTAAGAGGGACACTCAGGTATCTGTTGCACCACCTGTAACTCAAATCCAGAAGCCAGCTATACATGCTATGCCTGGTATGCCCATGCAAATGCCATTTCACCAGCCACAGGTTTCTGTTCCATTTGGTGGTCCCAATCCTCAAATTCAGTCTCAAGCCATGCCAGGGGCATTGCCTCTGTCAATGCAGATGGCCCTACCTATGGGGAATCCTCAAATGCAGCAGTCAATGTTTATTTCAAGTCTTCAGCCACATCCGATGCAGTCTCAAGGAATGATGCAAGGACAGAACTTTAACTTTCCACCACCGATGACTCATCAACTACCTCCTCAGTTGGGTAACATGGGAATCAATATGGCCCCACAGTTTTCTCAGCAGCAGGCTGGAAAATACGGCGGTTCTCGGAAAACTGTGAAGATTACACATCCAGATACTCATGAAGAGTTGAGACTGGAGGGTTCGCCTGCTCCTAAATCACATCCTGTTATGCCACCTCATTCACAGCCCCTCCCACCATTTCCTCAAAATCACCCGATGAATTTCTATTCTAATTCTTATAACACAAACCCTGTCTATTTTCCTGCTGCTAGCTCCGTTCCATTGAGCAGCATTCCACCCACTTCTCAACCACCAAGGTCTTACAATCAG GTGACAATTAAGCCACCTGTTGGCATTCATGGGGAGAAAGAGCCATTACCAGGTACAAGTTCAGTTACTGTGAGAAAGGCAGAGCTAGAACCATTAACTTTATCTGGAGAGGATTGTGCTCGTGCACAAAAGGAAGTTGAATCATCATCTCGGATTTCTACACCACATTCTAAGCCTGGTTTAGGAGTGTCATCTATATCTGCTGCATCATCAGGTTCTATCAATGTGGAGAGCATTGCATGTAACACTACGGCTCCTGCTTTTGTTACTAAGGATGGTTCTGCATCAATATTAAAAAGCACTGCTACTgaggcaagaaataaagtagtCGTGCCCGGTTTAGTTAAAGATGTATGCAGTCAACCACTCAAACCGGGCCAACAGGATCAG GTTGGCAACCAACCACCCTCGCTCCCAAGTTCGATTTCTCAATCCTTGGAAGCTGAAGCAGTTAACACAAAATCTCCATTGCCTAGAGCCAATTTCGCATGCGAAACTTCCAAGGAATCATTATCAACTGCTGTGGCTACATCTGAGGTTGACTTGACAAGTGAGGACGTTGGaactaataatgtaaataGTAGACAATCTGAGCCTGAGATAACTGCAGAAAGGGAAGGACAGGCCACATCTCAgagtttaaaatttgataaagaaCATTTGGACACATCGTTGAAGTCTCTTTCTTTAGAATCACCGAAAATAACTGGTGAAGTTGAGGATATCACTGAAACAGAAATTACATCCAGCACAGGGGGTCTATTGGAAGGGACAGAGAAGCCGGAAGAGTCTTTAGGCTGTTGTACTGATGATGTCAACATGGCTGATAATTATGCTGCATCTTCCCATAATATAGAAGGCAGTCAAAATGCTGATAATCCTGTGTCAATGAATGGTTTATCTGCACAGGATGATAAGACTTATATAGCAGGCACAAAATGTCTTGATGATGCATCAAAACCCGATAATGAAGATATTGACAATAATAGTGACAGTTTAGTCCCAACTTCCTTGAGTATCAGGGATAAAGTCTTGGTAGATGCAAGTGTGTCTAAAAGTGCTCTACCCagagggaagaagaaaaaaagagaattgtATAGGAAAGCAGAAGCTGCTGGTACCAGTTCTGATCTTTATATGGCGTACAAGGGCCCTGAAGACAAGAAAGGTGCTGAGATCTCCGCAGAGAGCATTGAAGAAACTTCAAGCAATAACATGAAGCAGACATCCTCTGAAATCTCTAGAGAGATTGACCTTCCAAGTGAGAAACCTCCTGTGACTAAAGTTGAGCCAGATGATTGGGAAGATGCTGCTGAAATTTCTTCGCACTTAGAAAGTTCAAAGAATGGAAATCAAGGTTCTGATGTAGATGAAAATGGATTGACAACTAAAAGATATTCCCGAGACTTCCTTCTTAAATTCGCAGATCAATGCACTGATCTTCCAgaaggatttgattttaattcaGACGTAGCAGATGTATTGATGGTTTCCAGTGTCAATATGCGTGAGTCACATCCTAGTCCTGGACGAAACATTGACAGGGCTTCTGGAGGTTCTAGACCAGATCGCCGTGCAAGTGGCTATGGAGATGAGGATAAATGGAACAAATTTCCTGGCCCACTTATGTCAGGGCGAGGAGATATGCGTGCAGATACTGGATATGCGAATAATGTTGTTGGTTTTCGACCTGGCCAAGTCGGTAATTACGGTGTTCTAAGGAATCCACGACCTCAGACACCCATGCATGCAGGGGGGATCTTGTCAGGGCCAATGCAGTCCATTGGTCCTCATGGAGTATTGCTTAGAAATAACTCCGAATCTGATAGATGGCAGCGGGGAACTGCTTTCCAGAAAGGATTGATGCCTCCTCCTCAGACACCCCCCCCAGTTATGCACCGAGCTGAGAAGAAGTATGAAGTAGGCAAGGTTACTGATGAGGAAGAAGCGAAACAGAGACAGTTGAAGGGCATATTGAACAAGCTTACAcctcaaaattttgagaaacTGTTCCAGCAAGTTCAGCAAGTCAACATCGATAATGTTATTACACTTTCTGGAGTAATCTCGCAGATTTTTGATAAAGCTCTGATGGAGCCTACCTTCTGTGAGATGTATGCTGACTTCTGCTTTCACCTTGCTGCGGGCTTGCCTGAATTGAGTGTGGACAATGAAAGAATAACTTTCAAGAGATTACTCCTGAACAAATGCCAGGAAGAATTTGAGAgaggagaaagagaagaacAAGAGGCAAATGAAGCTGACGAAGGTGAAAGTAAACTGacagaagaagagagagaagacaaGAGACTGCGTGTTAGAAGACGGATGCTGGGTAACATTAGACTAATTGGAGAATTATACAAGAAGAAGATGTTGACTGAAAGAATAATGCACGAGTGcattaataaattgttgggTCAGTACCAGAATCCCGATGAAGAAAACATAGAAGCTCTGTGCAAATTAATGAGCACAATTGGTGTAATGATAGATCATCCCAAAGCAAAGGACCACATGGATGCTTATTTTGACATCATGGCACAACTATCCAATAATATGAAGCTGTCTTCCCGGGTAAGATTCATGCTGAGAGATTCTATTGATCTCAGAAAGAATAAGTGGCAGCAGCGGAGGAAAGTTGAAGGTCCTAAAAAGATTGAGGAGGTACACAGAGATGCTGCGCAAGAACGGCATGCTCAAACTAGCAGACTTGGTCGTGTATCCAGCATTGGTGGCTCAATAAGAAGGGGTCCGTCTATGGATTTTGCTCCTAGAACTCCTAGTATGTTATCTCCTCCAGGTCCACAGATCAGCAGTTTTCGTCCTGGTGGGCCACAGCTACGTGGCCATGGCTCTCAGGATGCTCGGATGGATGAGAGACATTCCTATGAGAACAGAACGATGTCTATTCCACTGCCTCAAAGACCCCTTGGTGATGATTCCATAACCCTTGGGCCACAAGGTGGTCTTGTCCGAGGAATGGCGTTTGGTAGTCAGCCATCTGCATCTAGCTCTCGTTTGGCTGAGATATCAAGTCCTGGAGATGCACGCAGGGTGGGCCCTGGTCTAAATGGATTCAGTTCTATTCCTGAACGGGCAGCTTATGGCCAAAGAGAGGATCACGTTCCAAGATATGTGCCTGACAGGTTTGTTGCTGCATCCAGTTATGACCAAGAAAGGAATGTTACACATGGAAATAGAAACACAGATCGCATTGATAAATCTCTGCCAGCTTCTCCCCCTGCTCGTGGTGCTCTCCCAACTAGCGCAGAAAATATGTGGACTGAAGAGCAGTTGCGGGAAAAATCGGTAAAGACCATTAAAGAATTCTTCAG TGCAACACTTGATGAGAATGAAGTCGCATCGTGGATCAAGGATTTGAACGCCCCAGGCTTATATCCCTCAATGATATCTATCTGGCTCGCTGATTCATTTGAGAGGAAAGACATGGAGAGGGAGCTCCTGACAAAGCTGCTTATTAACCTTACAAAGTCGCAAGATGGGTTGCTAAGTGAGGCTCAACTCGTCAAAGG GTTTGAATCTGTTCTAGCTGTCTTGGAGGATGCTGTCAATGATGCCCCGAGAGCAGCTGAGTTCCTCGGTCGTTTTTTTGCTAGAGTCGTCTTAGAGAATGTCGTTTCGCTCGCTGAAATTGGGCAGTTGGTGTACGAAGGTGGAGAAGAGCAAGGGAGCCTTGTAGAAGCAGGGATTGCAGCTGATGTGGTGGGAACCATCTTCGACACAATCAAATCGGAGAAAGGGGATTCTGTGCTGAATGAGATTCGTTCAAGCTCGAATCTGCAGCTACAGAAGTTCAGACCTCCAGGTTCGAACAGGTCATGCAAGATAGATAAGTTCATTTAG